From the Neoarius graeffei isolate fNeoGra1 chromosome 1, fNeoGra1.pri, whole genome shotgun sequence genome, one window contains:
- the krcp gene encoding kelch repeat-containing protein, whose translation MSEFGVYAVFGADEPPQQVANLHGQSGRSAVKPGVQQIVLFTRGRWEKCSSVSVELNDERDMLITLSKLTPFNKCVSWELGQDGVWSDGATLNVNIEGIKSELLDPALRVAQKEYTPECNITTVAPRAGLGKRKRSRVQEEDGEDTRGQENVCPNSSEKITLQRRGKSNPHKGQTRLFQQKQEQSTTSTPPNPKGKQTKTSMQAALIDSPSGRWGQTLCPIDPQTAILIGGQGARMQFCKDPIWKLCTEDLSWVPAETLAEGPTPEARIGHTATYDPESKRIFVFGGSKHKKWFNDVHILDTQSWRWTMVEAQGKVPPLAYHSCTLFRGELFVFGGVFPRPHPEPDGCSDSLYIFNPEMAIWYQPIVNGDKPAPRSGHSACVMQGKIFIFGGWDTPVCFNDLFVLDLCLMEFSAVRMSGSAPSPRSWHSCAVLSESRFLVHGGYNGNDALSDTFIFNADTNCWISLACSQLTSTPRAGHSIITMATACVKGSSDDQEQVSESQTLLMFGGGDNEGSFFSDLITVPVKELCE comes from the exons TCTTCATGGACAGAGCGGCAGATCTGCAGTAAAGCCAGGCGTCCAGCAAATTGTACTCTTTACTAGAGGAAGATGGGAAAAGTGCAGTAGTGTTTCAGTCGAGCTCAATGATGAGAGAGACATGCTCATCACCCTGAGCAAATTAACACCATTTAACAA ATGCGTTTCTTGGGAGTTAGGGCAAGATGGTGTATGGAGTGACGGCGCGACATTGAACGTTAATATTGAGGGG ATTAAAAGTGAGTTGCTTGATCCAGCACTTAGAGTTGCACAAAAGGAATACACTCCAGAG tgcAATATCACAACTGTGGCACCTCGAGCAGGGCTGGGCAAGAGGAAACGGTCACGAGTACAGGAAGAAGACGGAGAGGACACAAGAGGACAAGAGAACGtttgtccaaactcttcagaaaaAATAACACTTCAGCGGCGCGGCAAGAGCAATCCTCACAAAGGACAAACACGGCTGTTCCAACAAAAACAAGAGCAGAGCACCACCAGTACCCCTCCAAACCCTAAAGGGAAACAAACCAAAACCTCCATgcaggctg CTTTAATAGACAGTCCGTCAGGACGGTGGGGTCAAACTCTCTGTCCAATTGACCCTCAGACAGCCATACTTATTGGAGGACAAGGTGCCAGAATGCAGTTCTGCAAGGATCCCATTTGGAAGCTGTGTACAG AGGACTTGTCATGGGTCCCTGCTGAAACACTGGCAGAAGGTCCCACACCAGAGGCTCGGATTGGCCACACGGCGACTTATGACCCCGAGTCAAAACGGATCTTTGTGTTCGGTGGCTCCAAACATAAGAAATGGTTCAACGATGTCCATATTTTAGATACACAGAGCTGGCGTTGGACTATGGTGGAG GCACAAGGTAAAGTTCCTCCTCTGGCCTATCACAGCTGCACTCTGTTCAGAGGAGAGCTTTTTGTGTTTGGAGGCGTGTTCCCTCGTCCCCATCCTGAGCCTGATGGCTGCAGTGATTCCCTCTATATTTTCAATCCTGAAATGGCCATCTGGTATCAGCCTATTGTTAATGGAGACAAGCCTGCTCCACGATCTGG GCATTCAGCTTGTGTGATGCAGGGAAAGATCTTTATTTTTGGAGGCTGGGACACACCGGTCTGTTTCAATGACTTGTTCGTGCTTGATCTGT gcctCATGGAGTTTTCGGCTGTTCGGATGAGTGGATCGGCCCCCTCGCCAAGGAG CTGGCACAGCTGCGCTGTTCTGTCTGAGTCACGTTTCTTGGTCCATGGCGGCTACAATGGAAATGATGCTTTGAGTGACACATTTATATTCAATGCAG acACAAATTGCTGGATATCTTTGGCATGTAGTCAGCTGACCTCAACACCAAGAGCTGGACACTCCATCATCACCATGGCAACAGCATGTGTGAAG GGTTCCTCTGATGATCAAGAGCAGGTTTCTGAGTCTCAAACATTGCTCATGTTTGGAGGAGGGGACAATGAAGGCAGCTTCTTCTCTGACTTGATCACTGTGccggtgaaggagctgtgtgaatGA